From the Comamonas odontotermitis genome, one window contains:
- a CDS encoding helix-turn-helix transcriptional regulator — translation MTLPAPPLPHAPPAVATSAQPQELGRFLRARRESLSATGMGLARYGRVRTPGLRREEVAQLAGIGVTWYTKLEQGREVQPSRQAIESIARALQCNDDEVRHLLVLAGIKLDQPPPSAADEPGCLHMQLLDKLLPYPAQMQSAAFDLLAANAAYERLMGVSLQSLPALQRNCLHMSLFDARWQRVVRHEPQTIERMVAMFRAASTQQSGDRAIAERLDYFLTHSPAFRNAWERYQVRSPENQEKTFDHPVLGLIHLRQTYWWSAPRSGMRMVVYLPVGEADAQALDQLALLPAP, via the coding sequence ATGACCTTGCCTGCACCGCCCCTGCCCCATGCCCCGCCTGCTGTTGCGACCTCTGCCCAGCCGCAGGAATTGGGCCGCTTTCTGCGTGCGCGCCGCGAAAGCCTGTCTGCCACGGGAATGGGGCTGGCCCGTTATGGCCGTGTGCGCACACCCGGCCTTCGGCGTGAGGAAGTGGCACAGCTCGCTGGCATCGGCGTAACCTGGTACACCAAGCTGGAACAGGGCCGCGAGGTCCAGCCTTCGCGGCAGGCCATCGAGTCCATCGCCCGGGCGCTGCAGTGCAACGACGACGAGGTGCGCCACCTGCTGGTGCTGGCAGGCATCAAACTCGACCAGCCCCCGCCCTCCGCAGCCGACGAGCCGGGCTGCCTGCACATGCAACTGCTCGATAAGCTGCTGCCCTACCCGGCCCAGATGCAGAGCGCCGCCTTTGACCTGCTGGCAGCCAACGCCGCCTACGAGCGCCTGATGGGCGTCTCGCTGCAGAGCCTGCCCGCGCTGCAACGCAACTGCCTGCACATGAGCCTGTTCGATGCGCGCTGGCAGCGCGTGGTGCGCCATGAGCCGCAAACCATCGAGCGCATGGTCGCCATGTTCCGGGCCGCATCCACCCAGCAAAGCGGCGACCGCGCCATTGCCGAGCGGCTGGACTACTTTCTCACCCACTCGCCCGCCTTCCGCAATGCCTGGGAGCGCTACCAGGTGCGCAGCCCCGAGAATCAGGAAAAGACCTTCGATCACCCCGTACTCGGCCTCATCCACCTGCGCCAGACCTACTGGTGGTCCGCACCGCGCAGCGGCATGCGCATGGTGGTCTACCTGCCCGTGGGGGAAGCCGATGCACAGGCGCTGGACCAGCTGGCCCTGCTGCCCGCGCCTTGA
- a CDS encoding MFS transporter, whose protein sequence is MRRITADNASFGVFLAFLLIPLSGIGTDIYLPSMPAMAQSLGGTAAQIQLTLTLFIAGYGLGQLVVGVLLDRFGRWRPMLVALALFALSSAAIAASDDIWLICALRLLQGVLGAVAVVSKRTFFVDVFRGAALQRYLTWMTVVWSLGPICAPFIGGFVQTHWGWRANFVVLAAFSVLALVLECLGGGETLAKPQPIRPREVAARAWEIVRHRAFARGVLCVSAAYAMVMGWSMASPFIVETVYHRPPTTTGALALLMGLAWMAGGLIARAAMAHSLAVKHQAAVVAMACFIALLALTGWLPASWPSLEVMAAVAFCIHVAAGLVFNIHFANVLSMFPQSAALSGGLAGGLAFLLTSLFSLLGIHLVNPHSALGMAVVYGGLAVVLAAAWFSMVTRRAPVVPCTAP, encoded by the coding sequence ATGCGAAGAATTACTGCTGACAACGCCTCGTTTGGCGTTTTCCTGGCCTTTTTGCTGATCCCGCTCTCGGGCATCGGCACCGACATCTACCTTCCCTCCATGCCAGCCATGGCCCAGAGCCTGGGCGGCACGGCAGCGCAGATCCAGCTCACGCTGACCTTGTTCATCGCCGGCTATGGGCTGGGGCAGCTGGTGGTGGGCGTGCTGCTCGACCGCTTTGGCCGCTGGCGGCCCATGCTGGTGGCGCTGGCATTGTTTGCGCTGTCGAGCGCGGCCATTGCCGCCAGCGACGATATCTGGCTTATCTGCGCGCTGCGCCTGCTGCAGGGCGTGCTGGGCGCCGTGGCCGTGGTGAGCAAGCGCACCTTCTTTGTGGATGTGTTCCGTGGGGCTGCGCTGCAGCGGTATCTCACCTGGATGACCGTGGTGTGGTCGCTCGGCCCCATCTGCGCGCCCTTCATTGGCGGCTTTGTGCAGACGCACTGGGGTTGGCGCGCCAACTTTGTCGTACTGGCGGCGTTTTCGGTGCTGGCGCTGGTGCTGGAATGCCTGGGCGGCGGCGAGACGCTGGCCAAGCCGCAACCAATCCGTCCGCGCGAAGTGGCCGCGCGGGCTTGGGAGATCGTGCGGCATCGCGCATTTGCGCGCGGCGTGCTGTGCGTGAGCGCAGCCTACGCCATGGTGATGGGCTGGAGCATGGCTTCGCCCTTCATCGTCGAGACGGTGTACCACCGTCCCCCCACCACCACCGGTGCGCTGGCGCTGCTGATGGGGCTGGCCTGGATGGCTGGCGGCCTGATAGCGCGCGCCGCCATGGCCCATTCGCTGGCAGTCAAGCACCAGGCGGCGGTGGTGGCCATGGCCTGCTTCATTGCACTCCTGGCGCTGACGGGATGGCTGCCGGCCTCGTGGCCTTCGCTGGAGGTGATGGCTGCCGTCGCTTTTTGCATCCACGTGGCGGCAGGGCTGGTGTTCAATATCCATTTCGCCAATGTGCTGTCCATGTTCCCGCAGAGCGCTGCGCTCTCGGGCGGGCTGGCAGGGGGGCTTGCCTTCTTGCTGACCTCGCTCTTCTCGTTGCTGGGCATCCACCTGGTGAATCCGCATTCGGCGCTGGGCATGGCGGTGGTGTATGGTGGGCTGGCCGTGGTTCTTGCGGCGGCCTGGTTTTCCATGGTGACGCGCCGGGCACCGGTCGTGCCGTGCACGGCGCCATAA
- a CDS encoding dienelactone hydrolase family protein — MGNFVDLKSADGQVFPAYIAEPAGKPRGAIVVVQEIFGVNSHIRSVADRVAQSGYLAIAPATFARVKSGVELGYTDADMQAGSALKAAAEQLPPPGVLLDLQTAIDEGARRTGGKVGITGFCWGGLLAWRAACELNGLAAAVPYYGGGMTTAAEIARKPKCPVMAHFGDKDHWISLESVETFKTAHSEVEVYVYAADHGFNCDQRGSYDAAASAAARARTQAFFAKHVG, encoded by the coding sequence ATGGGTAATTTTGTAGATCTGAAGTCTGCCGACGGCCAGGTGTTTCCGGCCTACATTGCCGAGCCAGCGGGCAAGCCGCGTGGCGCCATCGTGGTGGTGCAGGAAATCTTCGGCGTCAACTCGCACATCCGCTCGGTGGCAGACCGCGTGGCGCAAAGCGGTTACCTGGCGATTGCTCCGGCTACCTTTGCGCGCGTCAAGTCGGGCGTGGAGCTGGGCTATACCGATGCCGACATGCAAGCGGGTTCTGCGCTGAAGGCGGCAGCCGAGCAGTTGCCGCCTCCTGGTGTGCTGCTGGATCTGCAGACTGCCATCGATGAAGGCGCCCGCCGCACCGGTGGCAAGGTGGGCATCACCGGTTTCTGCTGGGGTGGCCTGCTGGCATGGCGCGCGGCCTGCGAGCTGAACGGCCTGGCCGCTGCCGTGCCGTACTACGGCGGCGGCATGACGACGGCTGCTGAAATAGCACGCAAGCCCAAGTGCCCGGTGATGGCCCACTTTGGCGACAAGGACCACTGGATCTCGCTGGAATCGGTCGAGACCTTCAAGACCGCGCACTCCGAGGTGGAGGTGTATGTATATGCTGCCGACCATGGCTTCAACTGTGACCAGCGCGGCTCCTACGACGCGGCAGCGTCGGCGGCGGCCCGGGCCCGTACGCAGGCGTTCTTTGCCAAGCATGTAGGCTGA
- a CDS encoding bifunctional 2',3'-cyclic-nucleotide 2'-phosphodiesterase/3'-nucleotidase yields the protein MMRLSSFGAGRPQAARRSRQALAVLAALAAAAMLTACGGGSGGDKSATATLAVLETTDLHFNIRSYDYFKLADDPSYGFERTATLIRKARSEFANTLLVDNGDTIQGTALADYEAQVAPIACEQQLSMYKAMGVLQFDAGTLGNHEFNYGLPFLNQVLGGGLKVDGVDASKKCAGPGFPMALANVISTQTNAPLVAPYVVLNREITGVDSDGKATRLPIKIGVIGFTTPGIMGWDKRHLEGKVRVTGAVEAAQKYVPELRSKGADIVVALLHGGLDASEYRTDMENPGLYLSKVAGIDAMVMGHQHSVFPDTADKPAFSMAGVDNKAGTINGVPAVMASSWGKALGVVALSLRWDGKAWSVDKAKSKSELRNTATGKDAAGKAIYVAVDGSIAPVVEGQHQAAIRYVKTPVGQTDFRMGTQFADVGDPGAIQIVNQAQQDYVQRYVAANLPQYAQLPVLSVSAPFKSGFQGGADYTDVAAGPLAISSAADLYLYPNTVYAVKVTGAQVKSWLEAAAQRFNRIDPAATADQWLISSFPGYNFDMFTTADVQYQIDVTQPVGSRIVGLQYKGQPINTAQEFVIATNNYRATSGKGFLPELDGRSTIYASPDANRDVVIAYIKAHPQITRAANGAAQSWRFAKTPTAGKVLFTSAANALSVAQAAGLANISVDKADDGTGTQRAVYRIDLGQ from the coding sequence ATGATGCGACTCTCTTCTTTTGGCGCTGGCCGCCCGCAGGCTGCGCGCCGCTCCCGCCAGGCCTTGGCCGTTTTGGCAGCACTGGCTGCTGCGGCCATGCTCACCGCCTGTGGCGGCGGCTCGGGTGGTGACAAATCGGCCACTGCAACGCTGGCCGTTCTGGAAACTACCGATCTGCACTTCAACATCCGCAGCTACGACTACTTCAAGCTGGCGGACGATCCCTCGTACGGCTTTGAACGCACCGCCACCCTGATCCGTAAGGCACGCAGCGAGTTTGCCAATACCTTGCTGGTGGACAACGGCGACACCATCCAGGGCACGGCGCTGGCCGACTATGAGGCGCAGGTGGCCCCGATTGCCTGCGAGCAGCAGTTGTCCATGTACAAGGCTATGGGTGTGCTGCAGTTCGATGCGGGCACGCTCGGCAACCACGAGTTCAACTACGGTCTGCCATTCCTCAACCAGGTGTTGGGCGGAGGTCTGAAGGTTGACGGGGTGGATGCAAGCAAAAAATGCGCGGGCCCGGGCTTCCCGATGGCGTTGGCCAATGTGATCAGCACCCAGACCAATGCACCGCTGGTGGCGCCGTATGTGGTGCTGAACCGCGAAATCACCGGCGTAGACAGTGACGGAAAGGCCACCAGGCTGCCTATCAAGATCGGCGTGATCGGCTTTACCACGCCCGGCATCATGGGCTGGGACAAGCGCCACCTGGAAGGCAAGGTGCGGGTGACCGGCGCTGTTGAGGCGGCGCAGAAATATGTGCCCGAGCTGCGCAGCAAGGGCGCAGACATCGTGGTGGCGCTGCTGCACGGCGGGCTGGATGCCTCGGAATACCGCACCGACATGGAAAACCCCGGCCTGTACCTGAGCAAGGTGGCGGGCATCGACGCGATGGTGATGGGCCACCAGCACAGCGTGTTCCCTGATACGGCGGACAAGCCGGCCTTCAGCATGGCGGGGGTGGACAACAAGGCGGGCACCATCAATGGCGTGCCCGCGGTGATGGCCAGCTCCTGGGGCAAGGCCCTGGGTGTGGTGGCGCTGTCGCTGCGCTGGGACGGCAAGGCCTGGAGCGTGGACAAGGCCAAGAGCAAGTCGGAGTTGCGCAACACGGCAACCGGCAAGGATGCCGCAGGCAAGGCCATCTATGTGGCGGTTGATGGCAGCATCGCCCCGGTGGTGGAGGGCCAACACCAGGCTGCCATCCGCTATGTGAAGACGCCGGTGGGCCAGACTGACTTTCGCATGGGCACGCAGTTTGCCGATGTGGGCGATCCGGGGGCGATCCAGATCGTCAACCAGGCGCAGCAGGACTATGTGCAGCGCTATGTGGCAGCCAATCTGCCGCAGTATGCGCAGTTGCCGGTGCTGTCGGTGAGCGCGCCGTTCAAATCGGGCTTCCAGGGCGGTGCGGACTACACCGACGTGGCTGCTGGGCCGTTGGCCATCTCCAGCGCCGCCGACCTGTACCTGTACCCCAACACCGTGTATGCGGTGAAGGTGACGGGCGCGCAGGTCAAGAGCTGGCTGGAAGCGGCGGCCCAGCGCTTCAACCGCATCGATCCGGCAGCTACCGCAGACCAGTGGTTGATCAGCAGCTTTCCTGGTTACAACTTCGACATGTTCACCACGGCTGACGTGCAGTACCAGATCGACGTGACCCAGCCGGTGGGCAGCCGCATCGTGGGCCTGCAGTACAAGGGCCAGCCGATCAACACCGCGCAGGAGTTCGTGATCGCCACCAACAATTACCGCGCCACCAGCGGCAAGGGCTTTCTGCCGGAGCTCGATGGCCGCTCCACCATCTACGCGTCGCCCGACGCCAACCGCGATGTGGTGATTGCCTATATCAAGGCGCACCCACAGATCACGCGTGCGGCCAATGGCGCAGCGCAGAGTTGGCGCTTTGCCAAGACGCCGACTGCCGGCAAGGTGCTGTTTACCTCGGCAGCGAATGCCCTGTCGGTGGCGCAGGCGGCTGGCCTGGCCAATATCAGTGTGGACAAGGCAGACGACGGCACTGGCACGCAGCGCGCGGTCTACCGCATCGATCTAGGCCAGTAA
- a CDS encoding magnesium transporter CorA family protein, whose translation MVSNPSSIRIFHIAGNEATELAAVPYQLPDKGFLWLACARSYFSEQLGSLQLALQKLSGAPLVDLHVSDLLNPQLPSHYDYTSQYDLLVIRRLASTPSKTGSAALAAARRTAAAKPTDDAPHISTTPVGFAAWERVLLSVHPEDCTVRDAYARRLLQFARTDASGSAPAEPDPLSNATQERLAREDKAYRAPAAAPAAGASGVQPVRLPTSPADLMMRTVNIIVDNYLDLRRELSRHLDQWQSALLAPRKRIANWQALLEARLTLHQLDEICEDQRAAVQDWVDAVETWPLPESASAQRELEALKVRSRDVLEHIERVVHHVRRLEQSTETAVQMHFSVQSNRANDIMRTLTTITAIFLPLNLIAAIFGMNFEFIPLIHKEDGFWWAMGVMALITVTLIGFFSYKRYLTRTGK comes from the coding sequence ATGGTGAGTAACCCCAGCAGCATCCGCATCTTCCACATCGCAGGCAACGAAGCGACCGAGCTGGCCGCCGTGCCCTACCAGCTGCCCGACAAGGGCTTTCTGTGGCTGGCCTGTGCGCGCAGCTATTTCAGCGAACAGCTGGGCAGCCTGCAGCTGGCATTGCAAAAGCTCTCGGGCGCGCCGCTGGTAGACCTGCATGTGTCCGACCTGCTCAACCCCCAGCTGCCATCGCACTATGACTACACCTCGCAGTACGACCTGCTGGTGATCCGCCGCCTGGCATCCACCCCCTCCAAGACCGGCTCTGCCGCCCTGGCCGCCGCGCGCCGCACGGCAGCGGCCAAACCCACGGATGACGCGCCCCACATCAGCACTACGCCGGTTGGCTTTGCCGCCTGGGAACGGGTGCTGCTGTCGGTACACCCGGAAGACTGCACCGTGCGCGATGCCTATGCGCGGCGTCTGCTGCAGTTTGCGCGGACGGACGCGAGCGGCAGCGCGCCTGCCGAGCCCGATCCGCTCTCCAACGCCACGCAGGAGCGGCTCGCGCGCGAAGACAAGGCCTACCGCGCACCGGCGGCCGCACCCGCTGCGGGTGCAAGCGGCGTGCAGCCAGTTCGCCTGCCCACATCGCCCGCCGACCTGATGATGCGCACCGTCAACATCATCGTGGACAACTACCTGGACCTGCGACGCGAGCTGTCGCGACACCTGGACCAGTGGCAAAGCGCGCTGCTGGCCCCGCGCAAGCGCATTGCCAACTGGCAGGCCCTGCTCGAAGCACGCCTGACTCTGCACCAGCTCGACGAAATCTGCGAGGACCAGCGCGCTGCAGTACAGGACTGGGTGGATGCCGTCGAAACCTGGCCCCTGCCCGAATCGGCAAGCGCACAGCGCGAGCTGGAAGCGCTCAAGGTTCGCAGCCGCGACGTGCTGGAGCACATCGAGCGCGTGGTGCACCATGTGCGCCGGCTGGAGCAAAGCACCGAAACCGCCGTGCAGATGCATTTCAGCGTGCAGAGCAACCGTGCCAACGACATCATGCGCACGCTCACCACCATCACCGCCATCTTCCTGCCGTTGAACCTGATCGCCGCCATCTTCGGCATGAATTTCGAATTCATTCCGCTGATCCACAAGGAAGACGGCTTCTGGTGGGCCATGGGCGTGATGGCGCTGATCACGGTGACACTGATTGGCTTTTTCTCGTACAAGCGCTACCTGACGCGTACAGGAAAATGA
- the hemB gene encoding porphobilinogen synthase codes for MHLSSPTPFPHNRPRRLRRDAFTRNLVRENVLTPHDFIYPVFVHEGQGKREAVSSMPGVDRLSLDLLLPVAEECVKLGIPVLALFPQIDAALKTPDGKEALNPDGLIPRVVRALKKEFPDLGVMTDVALDPYTSHGQDGVLDETGYILNDETVEILIGQALNHAEAGVDIVAPSDMMDGRIGAIREAFEAQGHIYTRIMAYSAKYASAFYGPFRDAVGTRGALGKADKNVYQMDPGNTDEALREVALDLAEGADMVMVKPGMPYLDVVRRVKDEFKVPTFAYQVSGEYAMLKAAAQNGWLDHDKVMMESLLAFKRAGADGILTYFSLDAARLLKA; via the coding sequence ATGCATCTGTCCAGCCCTACACCATTTCCACACAACCGTCCGCGCCGCCTGCGCCGTGATGCGTTCACCCGCAACCTGGTGCGTGAGAATGTGCTCACGCCGCATGATTTCATCTACCCGGTGTTCGTGCATGAAGGACAGGGCAAGCGCGAAGCCGTCAGCTCCATGCCCGGCGTAGATCGCCTCAGCCTGGACCTGCTGCTGCCCGTGGCCGAGGAATGTGTGAAGCTGGGCATTCCGGTGCTGGCGCTGTTCCCGCAAATCGACGCGGCACTCAAGACCCCCGACGGCAAGGAAGCGCTGAACCCCGATGGCCTGATCCCGCGCGTGGTGCGCGCGCTGAAGAAGGAATTTCCCGATCTGGGCGTGATGACCGACGTGGCGCTCGACCCTTACACCAGCCACGGCCAGGATGGCGTGCTGGACGAGACCGGCTACATCCTGAACGACGAAACGGTGGAAATCCTGATCGGCCAGGCACTCAACCATGCCGAAGCCGGTGTCGACATCGTCGCGCCCAGCGACATGATGGATGGCCGCATCGGCGCGATCCGCGAGGCATTCGAGGCCCAAGGCCACATCTACACCCGCATCATGGCCTACAGCGCCAAGTACGCCAGCGCCTTCTACGGCCCCTTCCGCGATGCCGTGGGCACGCGCGGCGCTCTGGGCAAGGCCGACAAGAACGTCTACCAGATGGACCCCGGCAACACCGACGAAGCCCTGCGCGAGGTGGCGCTGGACCTGGCCGAAGGCGCCGACATGGTGATGGTCAAGCCCGGCATGCCGTACCTGGATGTGGTGCGCCGCGTCAAGGACGAATTCAAGGTGCCGACCTTTGCCTACCAGGTATCGGGCGAGTACGCCATGCTCAAGGCTGCCGCCCAGAATGGCTGGCTGGACCACGACAAGGTGATGATGGAGTCCTTGCTGGCCTTCAAGCGCGCGGGCGCCGACGGCATCCTCACCTATTTCTCGCTGGATGCTGCACGCCTGCTCAAGGCATAA
- a CDS encoding CopD family protein — protein MLWIKAFHIVFVASWFAGLFYLPRIFVNLAMVPADSQAERERLLLMARKLLRFMTMIAVLALGFGLWLWLGWWRGAGGWLHAKLLIVALIIGYHHACAVLLRKIANGTDRHSHVWYRWFNEVPVLLLIAAVILVVVKPF, from the coding sequence ATGCTGTGGATCAAAGCCTTTCATATCGTGTTCGTGGCCAGCTGGTTTGCCGGCCTGTTCTATCTGCCGCGCATTTTTGTCAATCTGGCCATGGTTCCGGCCGATTCGCAGGCCGAACGTGAGCGCCTGCTGCTGATGGCGCGCAAGCTGCTGCGCTTCATGACGATGATTGCCGTGCTGGCGCTGGGTTTTGGTCTGTGGCTGTGGCTGGGCTGGTGGCGCGGTGCGGGGGGCTGGCTGCACGCCAAGCTGCTGATCGTGGCGCTCATCATCGGCTACCACCACGCCTGCGCGGTGCTGCTGCGCAAGATTGCCAATGGCACGGACAGGCACTCGCATGTCTGGTACCGCTGGTTCAACGAGGTGCCTGTGCTGCTGCTGATTGCCGCCGTCATCCTGGTGGTGGTCAAGCCCTTTTGA
- a CDS encoding VanZ family protein encodes MQDQLAAQQPADNHRTIAWPLVLVYAVLIVFASLFPFEGWRTQGISPAEFLLARIPPPYWTWFDVLVNVAGYAPLGFLLSLGFWRHGWRRSGWLWALLLGGALSLAMEFLQIFLPQRVSSNMDWMLNSMGTLAGALLVPLFVWVGILRRWSDVRDRWFMPDSRGAIVLLLLWPLALLFPPPQPFGLGQVFDRLESWLVDILVNTAFEEWMPNFMQANEPLSPIGQLVVVMLGLLIPCWLAFSVMTHLTRRMVMVGLIVVVGIAVSALSSALSYGPAFAWDWLDHTARLGIALALALALLQVGLPRRYCVLLLLMGVMIDVNLLNQAPPSPYYATALQSWEQGRFIRFFGLGQWLGWLWPFAVIVYVLLLLGRVPRDVVARRRRQSAGQ; translated from the coding sequence ATGCAAGACCAGCTTGCTGCGCAGCAGCCCGCAGACAACCACCGAACCATTGCCTGGCCGCTGGTGCTGGTGTATGCGGTGCTGATCGTCTTTGCCAGCCTGTTTCCTTTTGAGGGCTGGCGCACGCAGGGCATTTCGCCTGCGGAGTTTCTGCTGGCGCGGATTCCCCCGCCGTACTGGACCTGGTTTGACGTGCTCGTCAACGTGGCGGGCTATGCGCCGCTGGGCTTTTTGCTCAGCCTGGGGTTCTGGCGCCATGGCTGGCGCAGATCGGGCTGGCTGTGGGCGTTGCTGCTGGGCGGTGCGCTCTCGCTTGCCATGGAGTTTCTGCAGATATTCCTGCCCCAGCGGGTGTCGAGCAACATGGACTGGATGCTCAACAGCATGGGCACGCTGGCGGGGGCATTGCTGGTGCCGCTGTTTGTATGGGTGGGTATTTTGCGACGCTGGAGCGATGTGCGCGACCGCTGGTTCATGCCCGATTCGCGCGGCGCCATCGTGCTGCTGCTGCTGTGGCCGCTGGCGCTGCTCTTTCCGCCGCCGCAGCCCTTTGGTCTGGGCCAGGTGTTCGACCGGCTGGAGAGCTGGCTGGTCGATATTTTGGTGAATACCGCGTTTGAAGAATGGATGCCGAACTTCATGCAGGCCAATGAGCCCTTGTCGCCCATCGGCCAACTGGTGGTGGTGATGCTGGGACTGCTGATACCGTGCTGGCTGGCGTTCAGCGTGATGACGCACCTCACGCGCCGCATGGTGATGGTGGGGCTCATTGTGGTGGTGGGGATTGCGGTTTCGGCCCTGTCGTCGGCGCTCAGCTACGGCCCGGCATTCGCCTGGGACTGGCTGGACCATACCGCGCGTCTGGGCATTGCGCTCGCACTGGCGCTGGCGCTGCTGCAGGTCGGCCTGCCGCGGCGCTATTGCGTGCTGCTGCTGTTGATGGGCGTCATGATCGATGTGAACCTGCTCAACCAGGCACCGCCCAGTCCGTACTACGCCACGGCGTTGCAATCGTGGGAGCAGGGCCGGTTCATCCGCTTTTTCGGGCTGGGCCAGTGGCTGGGCTGGCTGTGGCCGTTTGCGGTGATCGTGTACGTGTTGCTGCTCCTGGGGCGTGTGCCGCGCGATGTGGTGGCGCGCCGCCGGAGGCAAAGCGCCGGGCAGTGA
- a CDS encoding (2Fe-2S) ferredoxin domain-containing protein, with protein sequence MSEQNPGNKGQYYQHHVFFCLNDRANGEDSCAHHGAQAMFDHCKARVKAEGLNGPGKVRINKAGCMDRCAGGPIMAVYPEGVWYTYIDNDDIDEIIESHLKNGKVVERLVTPPEVGR encoded by the coding sequence ATGAGTGAGCAGAACCCCGGCAACAAAGGCCAGTATTACCAACACCATGTGTTCTTCTGCCTGAACGACCGTGCCAATGGCGAAGACAGTTGCGCCCACCACGGCGCCCAGGCCATGTTTGACCACTGCAAGGCACGCGTCAAGGCCGAGGGCCTGAACGGCCCTGGCAAGGTGCGCATCAACAAGGCAGGCTGCATGGACCGCTGCGCAGGCGGCCCCATCATGGCCGTGTACCCCGAAGGGGTCTGGTACACCTATATCGACAACGACGATATCGATGAGATCATCGAGTCGCACCTGAAAAACGGCAAGGTGGTCGAGCGCCTCGTGACGCCGCCCGAAGTAGGGCGTTGA
- a CDS encoding alpha/beta hydrolase yields the protein MNAQTERFTIHGPAGILEVARDAAAASDGVVRGTAVIGHPHPLFAGTMDNKVVQTLARAFVGSGWNALRFNFRGVGQSAGTYDEGRGEREDFLAVVEQLAPQGALALAGFSFGSFVMSHALAELWPRRQIEKVVFVGTAASRFTVAAVPPEAHERTLVIHGEVDDTVPLSSVMDWARPQILPVTVVPGGAHFFHGQLPLLKGLVMRHLSAAAA from the coding sequence ATGAATGCGCAGACAGAACGATTCACCATCCACGGCCCGGCCGGAATCCTGGAGGTGGCCCGCGACGCGGCCGCTGCCTCCGACGGCGTCGTGCGCGGCACTGCCGTCATCGGCCATCCGCACCCGTTATTCGCAGGCACCATGGACAACAAGGTGGTGCAGACCCTGGCGCGCGCCTTTGTCGGCAGTGGCTGGAATGCACTGCGCTTCAACTTTCGCGGCGTAGGCCAGTCGGCCGGCACTTACGACGAGGGCCGGGGCGAGCGCGAGGATTTTCTGGCGGTGGTGGAGCAATTGGCACCGCAGGGGGCGCTGGCGCTGGCGGGCTTTTCGTTTGGCTCGTTCGTGATGAGCCACGCACTGGCGGAACTTTGGCCTCGGCGCCAGATCGAGAAAGTGGTGTTTGTGGGTACGGCCGCGTCGCGCTTCACCGTGGCTGCGGTACCGCCCGAGGCGCACGAGCGCACCCTGGTCATCCACGGAGAGGTGGACGACACCGTGCCGCTGTCTTCAGTGATGGATTGGGCGCGGCCACAGATACTTCCGGTTACGGTTGTGCCAGGGGGTGCTCACTTCTTCCACGGACAATTGCCGCTGCTCAAAGGCTTGGTCATGCGCCACCTGAGCGCTGCTGCGGCTTGA